The sequence GCCACCAAGTATTGATTCAGTTTCCATGCCCTTGATAAAACTGGTCAAGGGTACATTATTTCAACATGACAACAGATGTCTGTTTGTCAGAAGTTTGAGCTTTGCTTCATAAGATTTTTGTTTCCTGTATCAATGAAACACAGGCATAGTACAGTTGTACTATCTCCAAACCTATTACAGGAGTAATACatttacacttttttcttcttttttttcagcaagtAAGTTATTAGCCAAATTTGTTTGAACTTACCTcatcactcacacacacacgggttcataaacacacacagacatcacAACAGGGTTATAAGAGGATGTCCTTAAAAGGGAAATTCCATCTTCGGGTTACTTTGTATGAAAAGAGACAAATTaggtagtacattgtacatgtagatcagtgaaaattggggggggggggttgacaaacacaaaaattatatcTGTTTAAGTTTAGAGAGCAGGACGAATTGGTAATTCTGTGTGAAATGGATGTTCAAGCAGCTCTCCACTCTGTATAGTCAAAACTTTCAATTTtctaatgagagaaaaaaaaaaaatcttcaggtCTGTTCTTTGTATATCATAAGAGTAATATTGTTTCGCATGTCCTCAGTGAATAAGTTGTTTGCCAGAATATTTGAGAAAATTACACTTAAAGTTTTGTCTACAAATCAAATGGAGAGCAGCTGCTCATTACCTTTGTCACAGTGTTGCCAATTTGTCTTTCTAAACTTGATCAGttcataattttgtgtgtgtgtgtgtatgtgtgattttTCTTCCCCAAAAGAATTCAGCTGATCTACAGTACTTCTCAGATTTTTCCTGTTTACACAAAAGCAATATCAGGGAGAAATTTccctgtaaaatgtgaaaaataaaaatcacacaTTACTGTCCTAGCGAGGTTCCCTCAGCACTGCATGCTTTAAGAAAATCTCTCTTGGGGGAAATATAACTACCACAGGGACATCGAGTGCGATATTACACCTCAACAAGGCAATATTCGTATGCTATTGTTATGCGCTAAAAATGCCAAACAGCCTTTAAACAGGCATTTCTGTCTCTACTTGGTCACAAGCTTTGGTCAAGTAAAACTGCTTAGCTCCTCACACACTCAATCATGCAATCCAGTGCTTGTACTGTATATTGAATTCAAGATCAAACACTATTTACCTGCACCACAGAACACCTTCACATCGCAACCAGCACTTCACAGAAGAACTATGTCAGGTATATTCACGTCTGGTTTTACACACTTTTTAATTTCTTACCATGCTGTACAAAATCATGTTAACTGTACATGGGGAGAGTTTGCACATTGGgaagctaaaaacaaaactgcAAACCAAATGGAACACATTATAAGTGTCTAGTACTACACATGGATTGGGTGCTTACACAATCATGCTTGGTGCAAGCAGACAAGTGCAAACACAGAGAAAATTATGCACactagcaacaacaaaaaagatgtGATCAGAAGTTACAATCACAAATTTCCCTAAAACAAGGAAACTAGAGAGGTCTTGAATGATGTCCACATGGGCATTCCTCCACCAGGCCTTATCAACAATTTCTTACACAAAGGATTGTTTTTTTGACCTATCATTTGGAAAGAAAGTGACTTTgaagccttaaaaaaaaaagtacaaacgTTCTTTCAAATGTCAAGACTGCACTAATACATTATGCCTAAGCACCCAAATGCTAACACAGTGGGTGATGTCAAGGCCATATGTAATACTTGTATAAcactactactgtaaaagtggaaattttcatgattttgcacaaccagaaactagtgcaaaaataacagcacgcaaacatttttgcatgccatatgtttctATAGTTGATGTCtcgattccatggaattaaaaacatgtgaaacttgtATCACCCGGCCgagtgcgaaaaattactcgcaagaaaatatccacttttacagtatgtacttTATGACGATAACAAAGAAAGTTTCCCTCCCACAATGCTCCACGAATTGGAGAGGTACTCTCACATGAGGGATATACATGTTAtcgagctttagatctgtgaTACAGACAGTAAGATGACGGCTGCACTGACCCTTCTCCTCCCTCCCTGCGTCGTATTGCAAAATAGCTTGAGATTTTGCGAAGACACAGCCTATAAAAGTAAAATAGTGCCCCCACATGTCATTTGTCATAACGGCATCAAGTCGCTCTCTGCATCGAGAATTTGAGCAGGCACTGCAATGACCCAGAACCATCGTGAAAACTCAAGACGACACAAAACTGGTTTTGGTAAGCGGTCCTTGCACATGCgcacaacaatttttttttttctctctctctgtctgtgttGCAGATTTAAAACTCCCTACTCCAGACAGCAAAACTTAGGAGGTCATCGCCATTGATTACAATGCATCTTGTTAATTTTTGTTACCATCCTTGAATATTTGAGCTCCAGAAGAGCTAACCCTTTATACGTAATAGGAAGCAAATCCATTCATACTTAGGAGCACAACAGCAATGACATTCACCATAGATTCCTGTAAATGTATGGACCATTGATTAAGATTACTACGGCATGTAGAGAAAAACTTTCGTACAGATGTCAAGCAATTACACTGGCACAAACTTCCAACCATACTTATCTATGGTTTCATGAATATCGATTGAGAATTTATGAGGCTTATTTGCAAGAAGTTATTGAGATAAAATGGAATTgtataatgatatcacaaacagTTGAAAATGGACCATTCAGCAGATAGTATTAATCAAAGCTCCTTGTCCTTGCACGTACACTGGAATATCTTTCCTGACATTACATCAACACCAAACTCTTTGatgtacaagtacaatgtacaagtacaatgtTCAAGACACAAATAAAGGCATAACttgagacacacacacacacaaaaaagactTTCTAGGACAGCAAACATTATTAAATCAGGAGCTTTCATGTCCCTGGTGCAGTTTCTCTGTTCCAATCCAGACACACCAGAGAGCAGATcctcatactgtaaaaccagaaatttttacGAATGTCgcggagccaagattcgtggaattaaaatgcacatggaagttcttgtctacactatgcattgaatgccagtggcaattctcAAAACTTTCACTCcgcgaatatttctggttttacagtatttattggattgtcaaaaaaaaaaaaaaaagacaacactGAATCACTCTTGTTCACCATTAAATGAACGTGCCTACTGTTATTCCATAGGAGGATTCAATACATCAGactgaggtaaaaaaaaaagttatccaCACAGAAGCAGGAAAGATGAAATACCATCCTTCTATCATCCTCACTTATTAGCCTAAAATGGTCTTTTGAACAGGTCTTGCTTGCACACTCAGTGTATGTCTACAAAGAGAGACTttttggaggagaaaaaaaaggatgcaTGAATAAATAATCCTGTTTGTCTCTTTATCCTTAACATTTGTAAATATCTTTTATCCATTATCCAAGATAGGGATATACAGATAAAGATTTGGGATAAGGAATGGAGTTGGCCATCAGGGATAGAGTTCAAGAGAAGAATTTGGATCTGGGTTAAGCTTACAGCTAGAGGAATGGATTAACTATTCCAagtatcattcttttttttttttttaacttaaacTTTCATCATCTATGTAGTTTTGACAAGCTCACTGATGTCTTCCTGTCAAATGAAGCAAGAATGAAGTCCAACCAGCAAAAGGATAAATTGGacattaaacaacaacaacaacaacaaaatatgatacaTGTGAGACAGTAATTCTTCCGTGGGGTTGAGAGGactttgcttttcctttgtaattttctctctttttcacaTTTACTGCTGCTGCCACCATGCTGGATGGTGATTTGGTTAACCAAATAATTGATTAACCCTGAGATCCTATTTTCATAGAGGGGTGTGCAATAGTTGTAGGTTACAATACTCCCAGTTACCATAGTAACAAGTAAATGATGACTCCAGCGACACttcatggcagaggcataaaaaaaaaccacacagctgattgttgttgtgttttttttgtacTACTATTACCATGGAAACAGCAATCATTGTATGCTGCACATGTTGCACAATGCCTTATGAAAAGGGGCATCAGGGACAGGGGTAGGGTTGATGTGGGGAGGGGAGTGTTTCTGTTATGTTTTCGCTGCAAGCTTCATGTGCGCCTTGGAGAACTCCTGTTGCAACTTGCCCAACTTGTCTCTGTGAGCTTCCTGTTTCTTCTCCAAGTCCTTGATGAGATTGTCATGCCTCTTCCTGAttggtcattaaaaaaaaaagaaaaagaaaaggaaaattaaatgttttgaaaatagaaaggaaaagtTGCACTCATCCTAAAGCAGAATAGAATAGACTTGCAATTTATGAACTTGCTAATACAAAACCTTGCCAGAACAATGgattgcatgtacatgtaacctATAGCAATGAAGTCCAATAAAATTGCAAAACATTGATATTTCTGATTAAAGATTTCATTGAATTCTCCAGCGTCCTCGCTTCCTAATGATATCTAATTTGTACCACTTGCATTTCCAATTTATAGATATGCCCAATAAATGGGGGTAAAAAAGCTAGTCACAAAATAGGTACTCAaaaagtactgaaaaaaaaaggctttgaaGTCCAGATATGGTCGAGTGTGCTACAGATTTGCATGAAAACACAGTGGTCAAGTCCACTTACAATCGTACCAAAGTATCacaattcattaaaaaagaaaaacagttttgAAAGTCAAAATACACTATTGACactgaaacaaacacacatttcttattttttcaatCCAATTAATATTGGCAGTCTTCCCAAGAATGTGTGTTAAAAGGGTAACCTGTAATGAATGCCCAAAGTCTGTAAAAAGAGATGGTATTGCATGAACATGGTGATTCATCAACCTCCTACATTCAAAAACTGCAAATTGGATCATTGCATGTCGTGTCCTGTACGCTTGTAATAATTCTTTTCTGTTACAATTGATAGTTCAAATTCAGTCGGAGCAATACACATCATCAGCAAATACAACAGAGTGTATCATTCAACATATTCAGCATAACATTGAACAGACTGCGTGATCATGAATATACACAAATGTATTACTATaaaggtggaaatttttgcgcaagTTATTTTTGCGCTCGGCTGggcaagatgaattttgtgtgtttttcaatCTGTAGAATCAAAACATTAGACAGTGTTACATATGACAAGCAAAATTATTTGTGCGCTTTTCTTTTCACACTAATTTCTAGTTGAgtgaaatgtgcgaaaatttccacaccatgAAAATTTAAACTTTTACTGTTAACTTCAACTGAAAATTTTTCTTGTTTCATGGTAATTTGCCTGAGGTTTACGAAGTGCTGTAATAAAGTTAGAATTCCCCCTTTCACTTGACAGTGACAGTACTCACACTTCCCCGCTGATGTATTCTATCCTTTTGCCAACAGTAGCCTTTGCCTCCTCCACATCTTGTCTGATCAGCACAGGACCCATCATCTTGAATACTTTGTCGTCTGAGCTGAGCAAATCAAGCTCCtaggaggatgggggggggggggggggggttaagaaaGAAACACAGTACACAAAGATAGGATGAGTAGATAGTTGAGGCCTGTATCTTATTTGGAAATATTGTACCTGTCATCCCCACAAGGTTTGACCTACCTTTTCCATTCACAATGCAACCCACACTCACTTTGCTGCTGCCCATGGCAAAATTGTTTGGCACTGTTTGTGATGCACATACAACCATTCATTGGAACCACCATCAAGCTACAGAAAAATTGCTCTTTAACAATGGTCTGGCCTGCTAGATACAAATTACATTTCACTTGTGGCCAAACAGATTGTTCCGATTAACAAATGAACGTCATGCAACAAAAGTCAAAAAGTTTGTGCTGTGAGAGCCGAGTGGGGGTTCTGCAGTTATGCAAAGgtagaaaattcaaaatgtggaGTGTGAATTATTTCTAGCGACATTTCTGCTGACTCATAGCACAGTTACTCAGCAACTCTCCCCATAATGTTCAATGCATTTTCCAAAATCACAATTCTTTTGCTGTCAGTGAGAAGAGGCTTTTAAATGGTGTTTGTCCACTGACTGCATTGCTCCACCTGGACAAACATAAATAATTACTTGCATCGAGTTGTCGTTCTACTGGTTCATTTACCACTAAAttccatacatgtatgtgtcattgCCTTTTGCTGGCTCTGCGCACTTTGTGATATAGTCAAATCTGTTTTAACAAACCTGTCGAAAGTGGCCACTTGCTGTATGTGGCCATTACAAATTCGTAAGTACAGTATACAATATTGCATGTATTGCACTTTGTTCATTTCTAGTTTGTACACAAGTCTCAAGGGAGACCAACTATTCACAGAATGACGTACCTTGCTGTCGAGtatgaaaattaaaatacatacaatactTACTGACCTACACTGCATATGGTACTTTTTTAATCAGCGCATAGAGAAGCATGTGCTTATTATGCGCTCTGTAAATGTAGTATTATTAATCACGGGGATTTCTTTGTGATCATGTATCATTTTGTATGTTCTCCATCTTGCTCAGTGATATCAAACTACTACTTCTagtctacatgtacattcaagTGATTTTAAGtatctattttgtataatttagaATGCAAATGGTACTTGCAAAGATATTTTTCTTACAGCTTCACGCAACTTGCAATGCACTTAACCAAACACTGAACCATTGTTCTTACAACTGTTCACACTGCAAGATGAGATGAAAATACTCACTTCTTTGACCATGTTGTTTTCATTCAGTTGCCCATCAAGCTGCTTTCTTACAGTTATAGCCTTTTGGTAGTCTGAAAGAGAAATCATAATGGGTCGGAACATGGTatgtaaacaaatcaaagcaaagcaaCACTCACAAAGTTGAGTAATTTGCCCCTCTTACACTGATCATTAGGGACAGTGAAACACTGGGGTAGCCTATAAATTCATCTATTTAAAAACATTGacttcaaaatatgaaatttatacTTAAAGGCACACAAACAatgtttacatatatatatatatacattgtaggtcCAATTATTGAAAGCGAATGAAGAGTTCtaatttacataaaattttattgaaaaacacTAGATCTACAAGTTAATCAAGTAAATGTATTGAACATACTAACTCGTTACACTTAGGATAGAGGGGCAGATACCTACAGTATTAGTAACCCTTCTAATTGTCTAGACCCTTTGCGGGCTAAACTGCCACAGGTAGAATTTAGTAAGTTTAATTAACACTCCAAAATCAACAAATGTTGCTGTCTTCACTCAGTATCAAACTCAATTGAATTTACCTCAACCGTCTCAATGGCAATTCCCAGATTCTACAGGCTAGATCTACAGACACTTACCCAGCCAGAGTAAATTACGCGATTATATTAGATCAAATTTTCATGTCCACATCAAAATCTTGTACTTTTATACAATAAACAATGTCAAACAGTAAAGGCACTAACGTAACGTTAGATATAACGTAAGGTCAGTTGAATGTCAGGATCACGTCCACTTTTTCACTCCTTACATTGGTCTCTGAAAAACAATAAGTTCAGGTGGCCTGACACTGTCAGCTTCTAAGGTAAAATACGGGTTCTAATTCAATCCTTCGAGTGGGAGCACCCCTCAATTGTCATGCCATGGGCGGGTTTCCCGGACTGAATTGTCACACCATCTCATAGAGATAGACCTAGTCATAAGTCATATAAAAATCTTACCAAACACCATTCACAGTATATGGGACCGATAGAAGCGTGGTTGCTATAGCAGAGAAAG comes from Diadema setosum chromosome 17, eeDiaSeto1, whole genome shotgun sequence and encodes:
- the LOC140240792 gene encoding prefoldin subunit 6-like, translated to MASEELQKQLQEELEKFKVSEKDYQKAITVRKQLDGQLNENNMVKEELDLLSSDDKVFKMMGPVLIRQDVEEAKATVGKRIEYISGEVKRHDNLIKDLEKKQEAHRDKLGKLQQEFSKAHMKLAAKT